In a genomic window of Ignavibacteriales bacterium:
- the csrA gene encoding carbon storage regulator CsrA has protein sequence MLILSRKIEEAIRIGDSVTIKILGIHEGQVKIGIEAPKEVKVYRSELYDLIQKENLQASKSEKVSVSKAALVLRSKNVKQDKQS, from the coding sequence ATGCTCATCCTCAGCCGGAAAATCGAAGAAGCCATCAGGATCGGCGACTCGGTCACGATCAAGATATTGGGCATCCACGAAGGACAGGTGAAGATTGGGATTGAAGCGCCAAAAGAAGTCAAAGTCTATCGTTCGGAACTTTACGACCTGATCCAGAAAGAAAATCTGCAGGCTTCGAAATCGGAGAAAGTCTCGGTGTCGAAGGCAGCACTGGTGTTACGATCGAAAAACGTCAAACAAGACAAACAGTCATAG